TTGGTATGGACCACCCTGTATAACATGTTGCAGTTATCCGCGGGCGTGTGCAATGATCGTGCACGATTCGAccgaaaaaaaacacacagtCCAGTAGTTCTTCGGTTGTATAATGGGTTGAATGTAGACGTGGGAGTAATTAGATTGTCCGTGGAAATTATACGTTTTCGGTCTCGTTCGGTTGCTGCAGTTTaagtatatatcataatagtttgaagatgaaaaaaaaattatatacggcGTACAAAACTGCGAGAGGAAGTTTTAGAACTACCGGGTATATGGACCGCGTGGTCCAGGTGCagttacatatacatatattataatataatatacactgccGCGGTCTTTAATAACAACGCGCGTCTCTCTTGAAAAAGAAAcgaagattattattatatgtattatgtatagtatgatAGCGTAGTATCTCGTTCGCGTACGCAtgaccaaaatattattacgtgttTCTGTTATTTTCGATTTCAATctttaagacaaaaaaaaattcgtcgTTTGGCGAGTTTTGTGGTACGTGTAACATAcatataaagatatataattataatataatatagtaacgtttataaatatattgttttctacTGAAGTGTTTTCTATCGCCGACGATAtggatagtatattattattatacatagatgtACCAGATTTTAACGCAAAttactgttattttaatatattatctgacgtatgatatataatggaatagaataatagatattgtacattttgatTAACAATCTCGATAATTCAGCAGTACTCGTAGAAAATGTCGAAATTTTTCACTGCATTTGGGTAACAGTCgagaatttgttaaaataatagtaaggtttatcatataggtaattaagatatacctaattttaaaatgtacaccgTTTTAACTAAATTCTATAAAGGGCCGCCACACCGACATTTATTTTCTCTATCTATTCATCACGTCATAATATtggaacaaataatattggaCTCTCTTTTTGAGTGTTAGGCAAAAGcacccattatattatattttataaaaaagaatatcaTCTTCTGCTCggatagatttttaatatttacatttttgaattagttatgaatgattaaaaaataatcgaaattattctaaattaaattatttataaaaatgtaaattaaaatctatctaGTCAGTGCACGTGAAATATTctgctgtataaaatatatacaggtGCCTTTTCCTAAACTTAACCAGAAAATCGTAATCGTGGAAATACGGAGTATCTTTGTTCCTTATATTTTATGGGAGATATAcagagaaaacaaatattggtGTGGAGGTCCCTTAaacatttgaacattttatacatataggtttGATAATAGGTTTAACTTGCTTTCAAacgattttacaaataataataataatttcatatttattaccaAACTTATAAtgagtatactgtataataattgtatttgtatatatgtgCATCTGTGcagaattttcatattttatgcacTTTTACACGTGAATCTGTGACCCAAAGTTTatgcaataatgataattgatattattatttactgtactCGACCAGGTAAACAACGCGATATATCATCATTCATCTCTACTGCATGTTCattgctattatttattttatgataatattataatagtctgATTAGTTTTAACCATGCGATTAGGCTGGATGtgattactattaataattgttgcactgttttataatataatatatcatttgaagtgctttttaattgtattttcagatttttttttaattttatataattgcgAGAGAATTAATTCTTCCCGGAAatctacaaatataaaacatactatatattattttaataatatgcaatcggtcattttaacttttgaacgAAATAATGTTTGCGTATTCTAATTTCAATTCCGCAGAATTCGAAAGTATAGCATACACATGACACATCATTGGAaacattaaactaaaattatatgtaattatgtacctatgtagtaCAATCAAACAGGTATTTTAAGTTGGTAGGTGCAATCGCAAGCGGAAAATCTAAAAACTCGAATTTCAGTCTCATCTTTCGAactttcgttttttttttccatctaaaatgtttcattACGATTCGACTAGATAAATAGTACGGTATAGATAATTACTAACGATACATAGATTAatcgattaaattatatattatattatagttgtcgTGCCCCATAATCGGATTGGAGTCGACAATCGACAATCGCCCACCTCCAAGCaaactgtaatatattattacgtgtatacactatacattgacaatataatatatataacgacAAATGTGTGAGCTCGAGCGATATAAATCTGCGCGGTACACCTACATAACATAACATGTACGCGTGTAATacgcctaataataataataaatgtatttctctctctctctctctttcaaACACACATCAACTCCACACGTCTTTAGTTCTGCCGTCTTCTGTATTGAAGTCCTCCCCACGTCTACAACGCGCGATATGTGTACGACATGcctatatacctaatgatatatatatatattattctcgaTTCTTCCGCATTTTTACCCGGTCTGAGTATTGGGAATCGGGATAATATCAAAGTATATTACTGgacttatatatagtataatatgtacctatttaaaaactttattccagcattttaaaatatttttttataatattacgtagaGTGATTCGTCTAGAACGCCCATCCCGTCCCACTTTGTCTTTGATACcaattaagaattttatttttcaaaatctaatttttgaaattgtttggTGCACGCGAAGACGATATTTTTGAATGTCTACATGAGATTTACAGGGGTAGACAATATAGGTTCAATAAGACTCGATGCCGATACGTCCGTCTGCTCTGGTCtgcagaatttaaaattggttttttaaaaccaaaaaattatgtaaacaaaaaaaaaaaaaatcgtcaaaaacaataaaagtttatCCAGTATAGGTATCCGCCGCCAGTACCAGTTCACCCGTATACCCGTGCGGTATTAAAACACACTCGTCCTCCGCGCCGATCGCCTACGCATACATTacactacatattatacgcgcGTCGTGCATGATATATTACgtttatacgatattatatattaccgtGTACATACTGCGGGTACACTTTGTACGATGTGTAGTGTATAGGAAAACGGGCGCACGTTATAACTACAACGACAAGTCGCGGATCGAAACGCGTAATTTGTTGCCCGCGAGCCGTCGATTTCCATACAGTAGCGCCCTTGGGGGACTCACGTCTGTTATGCACGTACATATATGCACGCGTACACGTATTATACACGTAGGTATTACACATCTGTAGCAGCCTGCACCTGCACCGGTCGATAAACGCACTTGCACTTGATGCACTCCGTCTGCCGCTGTTGCTGTTGCCGTTGCACCGTTGCAGTTGTGTTGTGCGCGGCGTgggacgtatattattattatacgttattatatattggcgatattatgctattatacGAGTGTGTTGAATATAACGTCTGTTACTCTGGGGTAcgcattataacattattatttgattattaagtGCAGTATAATACCtgcgactataataatacatataattattattatacctgcaTACCTTCTTATCGcgtatacatacacacatatacatatattaaatactagtataatataatatggtgcaCTGTGCAGACTTACATGTATCCCGGATAACATCGAATCCGGTACGGGGTACAGCGAGGAGGAAAACGTCCAATTAGTATAGGTAAAcatcgcatattataataaacgccGTATATGTATGcgcgtgtttgtgtgtgtgtgtgctgcTGCACAAACCCGCACGTGAGATTAAAATTGTTGCTATTCGCGTTcctcattttaataaatatttaatgttatatagaacacacacatttaaatatatatatatatatacctacattggaTTGCTGCAGtggtttgtatttaattttcaatagttcTTAATTCAAAACGCAACatgcaatattttacatgCCTACCCAGTTAAAAGTATTCATaactcattaataatattttaagaccaatgataaatatatattattttataataaacagcggttaatttaaacttataaattatataaattatatcattaaaggTGTCGGTGCGAGACCTTTGCGCAAATAATCGGATGATTCATCATAGGGTAATTGAATCCCTCAAAAATAATCGAGTTATTTGTGCctatgtatacactatatttcATAGCTAAACATTACTCAATAATAGCTATGTCCATTATTGTAGGTTACTAAGTTCTAACAATTTtctaacaattgtttttttctttatattttaaattaaaaatatatttaaagtgtaAAAAGAACATAAAAACACACGCGATGAGGGATTTAAAATCCACGACTACAAGTCAAACTTGGTTaggtaacataattattttgtccTTTCCGTTCTAGACTGCTTTTGGTATTCGCGTTTATTATCTCCCCTTATACACCGCATAGTCCATAAGTAACCATCACTCCAATTTGTACAGATATAAACgctaacataataaataaataaaatgtatttattgtatcgattatgtgtaaataagtCAATCTTCGCGTACTTAActtatacagtataaattaattacaaatcaccttcatttatttttcacagtaTAAATCGTTCGCAATCTCATTATACGGTACAAAGTATAGGTAAAGTGTTATTcttgataacataatatgtaagtatatagtcCACAGGGCGTTTCCACAGGGCGTTTCCACAGCAACCCACGTCatcattttatcattaagataaaatatactcgGTGGAgtgagttaaaattattttttttttcagagcaatattataaaaatatacgaatttcattttcaatatagTTTAGTTATTATTCGTCGATAGATGTAATTTCGAGGGTGCTTATACGTTCATCGATATTTTTGAGAgatgtatattaagtatatctaGACCTCTCTGTAGaagttacaatatacattttaaaagactgaaattctaataattatgtaaaatttatatttttaataagaataactgTTATTGATGctaaaaacgtttataatttagtaatttagagaaagtatattttttctccGAATTTAAGCCACGTAAAgggaaaattaataagaattatttccCCTCCCCCTTCTTTATTTAGCATcgtctatttatttatgttacctataatataatatgataaattgataGACATTTTAACAAAGGTAGTTATCATTGATCATGTATCTTGTGAGGATGATCATTTGACTCATTGTAGTCAACGCGTTTCATATATCCGTTTACACCtgttaaattgtttgtaactCTGAGTATGTATGTCCACTATAACTaccttttgtttttatctattttggGTTTACGctatgtcaatataatatactactaatTGATACTAATTGAAGtgatatctattatctatgatCACTTGTATAGATCGgagattaatataaatataattttaaaaaaaagttaattttattattgatgtattcGCAtaattacactatattattttttttaaccaaagcacatattttatatgtttacatgctcgttttaaaaacgtaggtatatgtattatgagtCAAAGTCTAAGTCGATCTAGACTCGAACTAgaagtatatagtattatatagctaCAAAGATATATAAACTGGCGGCCAACGGGCCACATCCGTCCCCCaagcctttttttttattaatcccgtgctacattttcaaattatatcatacaacaATTTCAAAGTTTATCATCTATAATCATCTATATACTCTATCTTATCaataaatgtcataatatatagtatatacctacatatataatataatataatattttgttttctatgcTCTGGCCCgctagattttattttttatttttttttaaattggtcCTCTAGTAACTTTGAGTTGCCCATCtccgatataataaatagtatgtaatacatattgtattagatACTACTACTATAGAAAATAACcacaaatatatgaaaaaatattattgtaatatgtaatattaaatatctattataaattattattgtatacatataaattataactgaaCTCGTATTACCAAGGATTGTTGATATCAATGtgttaataagtaatacaataaaataatgacctTAAATTGCATACCCAAAGCGCCgtcgtaaatttataatttttatttgagatATAATATAGGCTAATAATAgctattctataatttataatcataggtaaatatatataatgtttcaaaaacaaatcattattacgtattaatagctatgtataattaataatgtatacaattatttcaaaaactattataaatatttttcttttacataatttaaaccatttcaaaactacttttttcttttttttaattcttacgttttacatttattatttatgcaattttatCTTTCATATACAGCATGTTGGATATATAGAGGTGTAAAcactttgattataaattgattgaaTAATGTACACCACTTGTAATTTCCACCTGGAGCGCTGCCTACCCGATTAAGGCtcaaaatgttcatattttatacgaaaataCGATGCACGATGCTtgcaaaatcataaaaatataatatatcaattcaatttaaataatgaataacataaatgaattttaattaacataaatctgtcttcaataatacaattgtcaATTACGGATAATTACCCGCAATTTTAAGAAGAATAGTGATTTTTGGAGTTGATATAAACATGCGGCctattatgtgttataataaaaaattatatttattgtaaccattgtcataataaatatagattaaagtattggtaaatttattatttctttgatTTGATACCTCTCCTTAGTCTCATTGTCAcgatatgtttatttttttttaaatattattgtagttatacTATGAATCATAatgaatatatgaatataaaatataaatataatatattaataatataataaaataatataataatataatatatttataaatataaatatataaatatatgaatggcATAATGAAAAtcgtatgtacctattactataatatatatttaaaatactaggtaggtattactatatattatatttaaaatattattatattcaatggaaatatctatcaaatttatgtgtataataacagtatttaaatcatattattgtagtgtattctttttaagttattcatttaagtagatacctatacCTGCACAACATACTCTCTGTACAAACatggtttgaaatttaatttttcacaaaaatacaatatagtaatgattatgaaaatataaattagctaCTTAAGTTtaggattaaaatataaaaagatttgatgaagatttatttatattaatattattatttactctaagatacttcttaaaattattatttaaatagtaaaaatatgtaaatatgttttatgtaacactatttaaaattaaaaatattaattatattagggCAAGTCCATAGCCcttgtaattactaattaatatacaaagtactaagtaaaaataagtaaataatattgtagaacatattttaattacaaattacataactaaattacttacaatcaccaattacatttcaaaatgatattacaattgtattagttattaatattataataatatataataattattatataaaaaaaaattaaataaaaaaaaaaaacattaaatacagTCGTTGTCCCACTGCGTAATGATTATTATCTCCTAATCAAACTGctgatatcatatttattttacaagcaaaataacaaaaagtgATTATGACAacgaaaagtaaaaaaaaaaacaaacattttattttgttaacttaGTCATTGGACTaagttttatcattatttttatttttgtacgttACGTGATAAGAGAATCTTCTCTTCACATTAGTGTTGATGAAGAACTctgtctataaatagtaagtattttatctaaatatttataaaactaattattcatatatttataaagtcaaCATGTTACTTAACCCATTAAAAGTGTTGTCAAACCAAAAACGTTTGAAACctgtttgaaataaataattttatgaaaattgttaCAATTGTACCCAGTCTCCCCTACAATGTacattgaagaaaaatttaaattctttattccaattacaaattacatcaatatttttataattaattaccaattacaaattacttaattgaattactataattgaaaaatgccCAACTCTGACTGTATTACGCACTTGAATAAGAATGAAGAAAATGTATACAGCCATTATCCgatcacattattttaataaaatatcaaatgaaaaattagaattataatgcttaaatatacacatagtactcataagcattttaaaatagtatataacaatacaatatcacatattctaaaatgttctgaaatgtaacatttatacaattatacaatttaatttgtctaAGTAAGGCTTTTGTTAGAAGTCGAGACAGAAAAATTTTataccaaattttaaattttaattagtaccTACGTGGAAagattacaaacaataaatgtatgtaaataataaaacgatgaTTCTACAAtccaaataaaactttttagaattttagatgaagaacaataaaaatgtaggttAATTGTGTTAACTGTGTTAACCtactacctacatataaaaagaattttaacttttgagtccattttttatatttacatactcACAGCTCAAGCGACGGCAGTCATAGAATATTACTTATCCAGttcatagaaaattataatttaaattattataatattatccgtgGTTTAATTTAGAACTAACgttgaaaatacttaaatactatttttgattataaatattgaaacttaCAAATTCTTTGGACTAGCTGGACTTTTCTTAGAGGTAGTTATAAGGGACCTTAaaccaaacaataaaaaataattaaaaataactggtaatttttgaaagaaaaaaaaatgaatattaccaATCAGGTTCCTCGAATTCTATGATAGGTTTATATGTTAAGACTCTATCAATTATTTGCATTGCTGTAGGTTTAGTATCTTTAAGAggagtattattatgttggttATTAGATACATGACGTTTTGGATCAGCTTGATTAATTGTAGAATGTTGcctttttaaagatatatttgttgaaataGATTGTTGTTTGGTGATATTAGATGATTTAATAGTTCGTTTAGATAGCTGTTTTTGCCGTTTTTGGATGATTGTTTGTTTCTGTGATTTATTTATGCCGACTTGATTAGGTTGGTTTATTGAATTactgaaacaaaaaattaattttatcaaacaatttaacTTGTTTATCaactaagttatatttttgattataaatattgaaacttacaaattatttggACTAGCTGGACTTTTCTTAGAGGTAGTTATAAGGGACCTTAaaccaaacaataaaaaataattaaaaataactggtaatttttgaaagaaaaaaaaatgaatattaccaATCAAGTTCCTCGAATTCTATGATAGGTTGATATGTTAAGACTCTATCAATTATTTGCATTGCTGTAAGTTTAGTATCTTTAAGAggagtattattatgttggttATTAGATACATGACGTTTTGGATCAGCTTGATTAATTGTAGAATGTTGcctttttaaagatatatttgtTGAAGTAGATTGTTGTTTGGTGATATTAGATGATTTAATAGTTCGTTTAGATAGCTGTTTTTGCCGTTTTTGGATGATTGTTTGTTTCTGTGATTTATTTATGCCGACTTGATTAGGTTGGTTTATTGAATTactgaaacaaaaaattaattttatcaaacaatttaacTTGTTTATCaactaagttatatttttgattataaatattgaaacttacaaattatttggACTAGCTGGACTTTTCTTAGAGGTAGTTATAAGGGACCTTAaaccaaacaataaaaaataattaaaaataactggtaatttttgaaagaaaaaaaaatgaatattaccaATCAGGTTCCTCGAATTCTATGATAGGTTGATATGTTAAGACTCTATCAATTATTTGCATTGCTGTAAGTTTAGTATCTTTAAGAggagtattattatgttggttATTAGATACATGACGTTTTGGATCAGCTTGATTAATTGTAGAATGTTGCATTTTTGatgatatatttgttaaagtaGATTGTTGTTTGGTGATATTAGATGAtttaatagtttgtttttaGATGGCTGTTTTTggatgatttttgtttttgtgatttatttatgCCGACTTGATTAGGTTGGTTTATTGAATTactgaaacaaaaattaattttatcaaacaatttaacTTGATTATCAACAATGTGGTGTACTGAgtactaataattaacatataaattataaattgtaatagacatattatttattaattaattgtctcAATACAGCATttcattatgtaggtataaaaatgtgAGTGTTTTTAACGAACagcattaaaacataataataataagtaacctaaaacttatttcatcatgaaataatacatatattacagtCCTCTCGATTTAGATATGAATTaagtttcatataaaattaattaatataatataatattaatcacataataaaaaataataatacataataaacataatagtaattaGGCAATACCCTGCTTAAATtgcttaaaatgaatataataataataattgtacttattaaataatttaaacataataattaaataataataataaattaacattcaatattttataaatttaaacgaatatGTTTGGTTTAATAACTCTGTAGCTTTTCCTTAATTCAACTTCCTCAACTTTATCCTCTGTTTCCAGTTCTACtactttttctttaatactTTCACCTATTACTATgtgttctttaatattatttttattattatcagcatTTTGTAATTCTTTTAACAAATCATCTCCATTAATTTCTACTTCTGTTccttttttattcatacaatCAAATTTTTGGTTCAATTTCGCTTATAAATGTTACccttaatcattttaattaagtaggtatgtaaCAGGTGATAAttcttgtataatttttccCTGTATGCAATTATTCCCTTCTCCATAATTCCTATACATTACCTCATCTCCAATTTCATAAGTTCTTACTCTACCACCCTTATAATTTTCCTTAGCTCTTTctaaactttttgaataattatactttgcTTGGACTATTAACATATCCAATACTATATTCAACTGTCTCCCATTGTGTAACTCTACTGTACTATTGTA
The DNA window shown above is from Aphis gossypii isolate Hap1 chromosome 2, ASM2018417v2, whole genome shotgun sequence and carries:
- the LOC126549692 gene encoding uncharacterized protein LOC126549692, with protein sequence MQHSTINQADPKRHVSNNQHNNTPLKDTKLTAMQIIDRVLTYQPIIEFEEPDWSLITTSKKSPASPNNFNSINQPNQVGINKSQKQTIIQKRQKQLSKRTIKSSNITKQQSTSTNISLKRQHSTINQADPKRHVSNNQHNNTPLKDTKLTAMQIIDRVLTYQPIIEFEELDWSLITTSKKSPASPNNFNSINQPNQVGINKSQKQTIIQKRQKQLSKRTIKSSNITKQQSISTNISLKRQHSTINQADPKRHVSNNQHNNTPLKDTKPTAMQIIDRVLTYKPIIEFEEPDWSLITTSKKSPASPKNL